A genomic segment from Bufo bufo chromosome 8, aBufBuf1.1, whole genome shotgun sequence encodes:
- the LHX3 gene encoding LIM/homeobox protein Lhx3 yields the protein MDHALKEITASKESASADMLFALLAQNEDLRKEIPLCAGCNQHIMDRFILKVLDRHWHSKCLKCNDCQIQLAEKCFSRGDSVYCKEDFFKRFGTKCAACQQGIPPTQVVRRAQEFVYHLHCFSCVVCKRQLATGDEFYLMEDSRLVCKADYETAKQREAESTAKRPRTTITAKQLETLKNAYNNSPKPARHVREQLSSETGLDMRVVQVWFQNRRAKEKRLKKDAGRQRWGQYFRNMKRSRGNSKSDKDSIQEEGPDSDAEVSFTDEPTISEMSHSNGIYNSLNEASPVLGRPAGSNGAFSLDHGGIPTSDQYHDLRSNSPYGIPQSPASLQPMPGHQPLISSLAFPDAGLGIMAQGGQGVPPSMRVLGASGPSSDLSTGSSGGYPDFPASPASWLDEVDHAQF from the exons AAATCCCATTGTGCGCCGGCTGCAATCAGCACATCATGGACAGATTTATTCTCAAGGTGCTGGACAGACACTGGCACAGTAAATGTCTCAAGTGCAATGACTGTCAGATCCAGCTGGCCGAGAAGTGCTTCAGCCGAGGGGATAGCGTCTACTGCAAAGAAGACTTCTTTAA GAGGTTTGGGACAAAATGTGCGGCCTGCCAACAAGGGATCCCCCCTACCCAGGTGGTGCGGCGTGCCCAGGAGTTCGTATACCACCTGCACTGCTTCTCCtgtgttgtgtgcaagaggcagcTAGCCACCGGTGATGAGTTCTACCTGATGGAGGACAGCAGGCTGGTCTGCAAGGCCGACTATGAGACGGCGAAACAGAGAG AAGCAGAATCCACAGCCAAAAGGCCAAGGACGACCATTACAGCAAAGCAGCTGGAGACACTGAAAAATGCCTACAACAACTCGCCGAAACCTGCCAGACATGTCAGAGAGCAGCTGTCATCGGAGACAGGCCTGGATATGAGAGTGGTGCAG GTCTGGTTCCAGAACAGAAGAGCGAAGGAGAAAAGATTAAAAAAAGATGCTGGGAGACAACGATGGGGGCAGTATTTCAGGAACATGAAAAGGTCAAGGGGAAATTCTAAGTCTGATAAGGATAGTATCCAGGAGGAAGGTCCAGACAGTGATGCAGAAGTTTCTTTTACAG ATGAACCCACCATCTCAGAAATGAGCCATTCCAATGGGATTTATAACAGTTTAAATGAGGCGTCTCCAGTTTTGGGTAGACCGGCTGGAAGCAACGGTGCCTTCTCCTTGGATCATGGTGGCATCCCAACTTCAGACCAGTATCATGACCTAAGATCCAACAGCCCCTACGGAATACCTCAGTCTCCAGCATCCTTACAGCCAATGCCAGGCCACCAGCCGTTGATTTCAAGCTTGGCGTTCCCAGATGCCGGATTGGGTATTATGGCTCAAGGTGGACAAGGAGTTCCACCTTCCATGAGAGTATTAGGTGCAAGTGGACCAAGTTCTGATCTCTCCACTGGCAGTAGTGGTGGATATCCAGATTTTCCTGCCAGTCCCGCTTCTTGGTTAGATGAAGTTGACCATGCTCAGTTTTGA